A part of Kineococcus rhizosphaerae genomic DNA contains:
- a CDS encoding methyl-accepting chemotaxis protein: protein MSRSLNGHQGGAARRGSGIAARLIALSAVGVVGVVAVGGVGILGSQQQDSAQTALVVADRATAQAGAVDAAQAKLRGDVMTALVTSDSAQRHQAIGALGADAITLRSSLRALAASDDAQVRRQAAALGTQTETVITLGQRVVSLANREITDPQQNAARQAVPAFSKEADVLAQAVPGMVQAAAAAQSAAVAQAAHARRTALVVTVSASLIVTVVLALVALTVVRGLRRRLSSTVEILEAVAEGRLDQRGTVGREDEVGRMVRALNTALDKLGELFAEVGRVSREMSSSAGELTHVSGSLHERAVGSAAQADAGSAAAEEISVTIRSVADSSGEMSAAIEQIAAATAEASSVATDAVAAVEQAVETVRGLAQSSAEIGDIVRVITSIAEQTNLLALNATIEAARAGDFGKGFAVVASEVKELASESARTSEGIVAKVAAAQRDAAAADHAIRTIRGVVERISDLQSTVASAVEEQTATTREMVRNVDEIAIGSADVTRSITSIAQDVNLTTEVAQQTAGTADRVASAAAALEDELRKFTV from the coding sequence ATGTCTCGATCGCTGAACGGGCACCAGGGCGGCGCAGCACGCCGCGGCTCCGGCATCGCCGCCCGCCTGATCGCGCTGTCCGCCGTGGGGGTCGTCGGCGTCGTCGCCGTCGGCGGCGTCGGCATCCTCGGCTCGCAGCAGCAGGACAGCGCCCAGACCGCCCTCGTCGTCGCCGACCGCGCCACCGCCCAGGCCGGTGCCGTCGACGCCGCCCAGGCCAAGCTGCGCGGCGACGTCATGACGGCCCTGGTCACCTCCGACAGCGCCCAGCGCCACCAGGCCATCGGGGCGCTGGGGGCCGACGCGATCACCCTGCGGTCCTCCCTGCGCGCGCTCGCCGCCTCCGACGACGCCCAGGTCCGCCGCCAGGCCGCCGCGCTCGGCACCCAGACCGAGACCGTCATCACCCTCGGGCAGCGCGTGGTCTCCCTGGCCAACCGCGAGATCACCGACCCCCAGCAGAACGCGGCCCGCCAGGCCGTGCCCGCCTTCTCTAAGGAGGCCGACGTCCTGGCCCAGGCCGTGCCGGGCATGGTGCAGGCCGCCGCCGCGGCCCAGTCCGCCGCCGTCGCCCAGGCCGCGCACGCCCGCCGCACCGCCCTCGTCGTCACGGTCTCGGCCAGCCTGATCGTCACCGTCGTCCTCGCCCTCGTCGCCCTGACCGTCGTCCGGGGCCTGCGCCGGCGGTTGAGCAGCACCGTCGAGATCCTCGAGGCCGTCGCCGAGGGGCGCCTGGACCAGCGCGGGACCGTCGGCCGGGAGGACGAGGTCGGCCGGATGGTCCGCGCCCTGAACACCGCCCTGGACAAGCTCGGGGAGCTGTTCGCCGAGGTCGGCCGCGTCAGCCGGGAGATGTCCTCCTCCGCCGGCGAGCTCACGCACGTCTCCGGCTCCCTGCACGAGCGGGCCGTGGGCTCGGCGGCGCAGGCCGACGCCGGGTCGGCCGCCGCCGAGGAGATCTCGGTGACGATCCGCAGCGTCGCCGACTCCAGCGGGGAGATGTCGGCCGCGATCGAGCAGATCGCCGCCGCCACCGCCGAGGCCAGCAGCGTCGCCACCGACGCCGTCGCCGCCGTCGAGCAGGCCGTCGAGACGGTCCGCGGGCTCGCCCAGTCCTCCGCCGAGATCGGTGACATCGTCCGCGTCATCACCTCGATCGCCGAGCAGACCAACCTGCTCGCCCTCAACGCCACGATCGAGGCCGCCCGCGCCGGCGACTTCGGCAAGGGGTTCGCCGTCGTGGCCAGCGAGGTCAAGGAACTGGCGTCCGAGTCGGCCCGCACGTCCGAGGGGATCGTCGCGAAGGTCGCTGCGGCGCAACGGGACGCGGCTGCGGCCGACCACGCCATCCGGACCATCCGGGGCGTCGTGGAACGCATCAGCGACCTGCAGTCCACCGTCGCCAGCGCCGTGGAGGAGCAGACCGCCACGACGCGCGAGATGGTGCGCAACGTCGACGAGATCGCGATCGGCTCGGCCGACGTGACCCGCTCGATCACCTCCATCGCCCAGGACGTGAACCTCACGACCGAGGTCGCCCAGCAGACGGCCGGGACGGCCGACCGGGTCGCCTCGGCGGCCGCCGCCCTCGAGGACGAGCTGCGCAAGTTCACCGTCTGA
- a CDS encoding transporter substrate-binding domain-containing protein yields the protein MSRATALLAATTVLPLPALTGCGGQAATSAAPARPSADLQLVTPGTLTVAVDATYAPMEYQENGRVAGANIDLLTDLAHRLGLTPTFVQTPFASLRDQAAAHQVDLAGSSITDKASRQTNVDFVDAFHAGEQLIAAAGSTAVSADPMSWCGRTGAASEGSTDADIVHGQSGTCVAAGEAPIGFVDVPFTDSAGEVLAGRADFGVEGLPAAAELVADSGGKLQAVGQPWQAAPWGYAVAEDRTALRDALQRALQDSIADGTYDAVLEKHGVQDGALHTAAINGGA from the coding sequence GTGTCCCGTGCGACGGCGCTCCTCGCCGCCACCACGGTGCTGCCCCTGCCGGCCCTGACCGGCTGCGGGGGCCAGGCCGCCACCAGCGCCGCGCCCGCCCGGCCGTCGGCCGACCTGCAGCTCGTGACCCCCGGCACCCTGACCGTCGCGGTGGACGCGACCTACGCGCCGATGGAGTACCAGGAGAACGGTCGGGTGGCGGGGGCGAACATCGACCTGCTCACCGACCTGGCCCACCGCCTGGGCCTGACGCCGACGTTCGTCCAGACCCCGTTCGCGAGCCTGCGCGACCAGGCCGCCGCCCACCAGGTCGACCTCGCGGGGTCGTCCATCACCGACAAGGCCTCGCGGCAGACGAACGTCGACTTCGTGGACGCCTTCCACGCCGGTGAGCAGCTGATCGCCGCCGCGGGCAGCACCGCCGTCAGCGCCGACCCGATGTCCTGGTGCGGGCGCACCGGGGCCGCCTCGGAGGGCAGCACCGACGCCGACATCGTCCACGGCCAGTCCGGCACCTGCGTGGCGGCGGGTGAGGCGCCCATCGGCTTCGTCGACGTGCCCTTCACCGACAGCGCCGGCGAGGTCCTCGCCGGTCGCGCCGACTTCGGCGTCGAGGGGCTGCCGGCGGCGGCCGAGCTGGTCGCCGACTCCGGCGGGAAGCTGCAGGCGGTCGGCCAGCCGTGGCAGGCCGCGCCCTGGGGGTACGCGGTCGCCGAGGACCGCACCGCGTTGCGCGACGCGCTCCAGCGCGCGCTGCAGGACTCCATCGCCGACGGCACCTACGACGCGGTCCTGGAGAAGCACGGCGTCCAGGACGGTGCGCTGCACACGGCCGCGATCAACGGCGGCGCCTGA